In the genome of Polaribacter atrinae, one region contains:
- a CDS encoding TlpA family protein disulfide reductase, which produces MNTTIQSIPVLDLDGISVDLMTAYKSKVLLLIFYNNDCLGCTGRAIPLAYDFQQKYPSIQVAGIHADFINREGTKANIKSIFTSGENPFPIYIDKNHKVYDQFKAEGTPQWVLISEKGELFRSIFGSQDNAANRLFYALESLVDG; this is translated from the coding sequence ATGAATACTACCATACAATCCATTCCCGTTTTAGATTTAGATGGCATTTCTGTAGATTTAATGACAGCTTATAAAAGTAAAGTTTTACTATTGATTTTTTACAACAATGATTGTTTGGGGTGTACAGGACGTGCTATTCCGTTGGCTTATGATTTTCAACAGAAATATCCCTCAATTCAAGTGGCTGGTATTCATGCCGATTTTATAAATAGAGAAGGAACAAAAGCCAATATTAAAAGTATTTTTACCAGTGGCGAAAATCCATTTCCTATTTATATTGATAAAAACCACAAAGTTTACGATCAATTTAAAGCAGAAGGAACTCCGCAATGGGTATTGATATCAGAAAAAGGAGAATTGTTTCGTTCTATTTTTGGATCACAAGACAATGCAGCTAATAGATTGTTTTATGCTTTAGAAAGTTTGGTTGATGGGTAA
- a CDS encoding LLM class flavin-dependent oxidoreductase — MKTENTAYSILDLALVSKDHTLKETFNNVLALAQNAETFGYTRYWLAEHHNSTNIGSIATSILIGYAAQGTKTLRIGSGGIMLPNHSPLIVAEQFGTLGSLYPNRIDLGLGRAPGTDRETAQAIRSDFMEAAQSFPNEIEKIQTYFSVENEHAKVRATVAEGVDVPLYILGSSTDSAHLAAKKGLPYAFASHFATTHLWDALAIYRKEFKPSDVLQKPYTIVGVNIIIADTDEEAANLSTSLIRMIVGLFTGKRDFVQPPTAMTEYYKEILQNPQVHQMLKYSFIGSKATVKAQVKEFLEQTGADELIAVTNIYGIKDRIRSYELFAEIMKELNS, encoded by the coding sequence ATGAAAACTGAAAATACCGCTTATTCCATTTTAGACCTTGCATTAGTTTCTAAAGACCATACATTAAAAGAAACCTTTAACAATGTGTTAGCATTGGCACAAAATGCCGAAACATTTGGGTACACACGGTATTGGTTAGCAGAACATCATAATTCTACAAATATAGGTAGTATTGCTACTTCTATTTTAATTGGGTATGCTGCACAAGGTACCAAAACGCTTCGTATTGGTTCTGGCGGAATTATGTTACCCAATCATTCGCCTTTAATTGTTGCAGAACAATTTGGAACCTTAGGTTCTTTATATCCGAATAGAATAGATTTAGGTTTGGGAAGAGCACCAGGAACGGACAGAGAAACTGCACAAGCCATCCGTTCAGATTTTATGGAAGCTGCGCAATCTTTTCCGAATGAAATAGAAAAGATTCAAACCTATTTTTCTGTAGAAAATGAACATGCTAAAGTAAGAGCTACCGTTGCAGAAGGAGTAGACGTGCCGCTTTATATTTTAGGTTCTAGTACGGATAGTGCACATTTAGCTGCCAAAAAAGGATTGCCTTATGCATTTGCAAGTCATTTTGCAACCACCCATTTATGGGATGCTTTGGCCATTTATCGTAAAGAATTTAAACCTTCGGATGTTTTACAAAAACCGTATACCATTGTAGGTGTAAATATTATTATTGCAGATACCGATGAAGAGGCTGCCAATTTATCAACCTCATTAATTAGAATGATTGTTGGTTTGTTTACGGGTAAACGAGATTTTGTGCAACCACCAACTGCCATGACAGAATACTATAAAGAGATATTACAAAACCCGCAAGTGCATCAAATGTTGAAGTATTCTTTTATAGGAAGTAAAGCAACCGTAAAAGCACAAGTAAAAGAGTTTTTAGAACAAACTGGGGCAGATGAATTAATTGCAGTAACTAATATTTATGGCATTAAAGATAGAATTCGCTCTTATGAGTTGTTTGCAGAAATAATGAAAGAATTAAATTCATAA